In the Sarcophilus harrisii chromosome 3, mSarHar1.11, whole genome shotgun sequence genome, one interval contains:
- the UPK2 gene encoding uroplakin-2, producing MAFLTPTLLLLVLLDLGAAEFNISSISGLLSPALAESFLVALPPCHLTGGKATLTVRRTNESTGLTHNFMVPPCRGQRDLVNVVYSGGSFTVTRLDAYQVTNLVPGTSYYVSYSVVKGNAVESSNRVQMATLPRRKVETLGLGMARTGGMIVITVLLSVAMFLLVVGFIVALALGARK from the exons ATGGCATTTCTGACGCCCACCCTGCTTCTACTGGTGCTGCTGGATCTGGGGGCTGCAG AATTCAACATCTCCAGCATCTCTGGCTTGCTGTCCCCGGCCCTGGCAGAGAGCTTTTTAGTTGCCTTACCTCCCTGCCACCTCACCGGGGGCAAAGCCACCCTGACTGTAAGAAGAACAAATGAAAGCACAG GGCTGACACATAACTTCATGGTGCCCCCCTGCCGCGGCCAGCGGGACCTGGTGAATGTGGTGTACAGCGGCGGCAGCTTCACCGTCACCCGACTGGATGCCTACCAAGTCACCAACCTGGTACCTGGCACCAGCTACTA CGTCTCCTACTCCGTGGTGAAAGGGAATGCAGTAGAATCCAGTAACAGAGTCCAGATGGCCACCCTGCCCC GAAGAAAAGTGGAGACTCTGGGGCTGGGCATGGCACGCACCGGGGGCATGATAGTCATTACAGTGCTGCTCTCTGTGGCCATGTTCCTGCTGGTCGTGGGCTTCATAGTTGCTCTGGCCCTCGGAGCCCGGAAATGA